The following are encoded in a window of Streptomyces sp. Go-475 genomic DNA:
- a CDS encoding metalloregulator ArsR/SmtB family transcription factor: protein MTAAGSGFEDPSADVLAQAAAAFGLLASPARLHIVWALAQGESDVTGLAERVGGALPAVSQHLTKLKLAGLVRSRREGRRQVYYVDDPDVVDVVRLLVGRLTDRAAPAPRRLHGL from the coding sequence GTGACGGCAGCCGGCAGTGGCTTCGAGGACCCGTCCGCCGACGTGCTCGCCCAGGCGGCCGCGGCCTTCGGGCTGCTGGCCTCGCCCGCCCGGCTGCACATCGTCTGGGCGCTGGCCCAGGGCGAGAGCGACGTCACCGGGCTCGCGGAGCGCGTCGGCGGCGCGCTGCCCGCGGTCAGCCAGCACCTCACCAAGCTGAAGCTGGCCGGGCTCGTCCGCTCCCGCCGCGAAGGCCGCCGGCAGGTGTACTACGTCGACGACCCGGACGTCGTCGACGTCGTACGGCTCCTGGTCGGCCGGCTCACCGACCGCGCCGCACCCGCGCCCCGCCGCCTCCATGGCCTCTGA
- a CDS encoding substrate-binding domain-containing protein has product MNTPPPPHASGRLARLAALASAVCLLVSGCSFLGTAGDDADPAGASGAGMKVALITHGGKGDAFWDLVRRGAEAAAAKDGIDLTYAGDADPLAQADLVRDAVRDKVDGIAVTLAKPAAMRGPVAQAKAAGIPVVGLNSGIDAWRPTGLLEYFGQDESVAGRAVGDKLDGLRAQHALCVVHERGNVALEARCAGVRKTFRGDTDNLYVDGSDMNAVTATIASRLRQDSSIDEVVTLGAQYGLSAVEAVRQAGSRAKVATFDLDKGVVEAVRRGEVQFAVDQQPYLQGYLAVDALWLYRTNGNISGGGVSPVLTGPAFVTRSNVSAVARFAAAGTR; this is encoded by the coding sequence ATGAACACTCCTCCCCCGCCGCACGCCTCCGGGAGACTCGCCCGTCTCGCGGCCCTGGCGTCCGCCGTGTGCCTGCTCGTGTCCGGCTGCTCCTTCCTCGGCACGGCCGGGGACGACGCGGACCCGGCCGGCGCGTCCGGCGCCGGGATGAAGGTCGCCCTGATCACGCACGGCGGCAAGGGCGACGCGTTCTGGGACCTGGTGCGCCGGGGCGCCGAGGCGGCGGCCGCGAAGGACGGCATCGACCTGACGTACGCCGGCGACGCCGACCCGCTCGCGCAGGCCGATCTGGTGCGGGACGCCGTCCGCGACAAGGTCGACGGCATCGCGGTGACGCTGGCCAAGCCGGCGGCGATGCGCGGCCCGGTCGCCCAGGCCAAGGCGGCCGGCATACCCGTCGTCGGGCTCAACTCCGGTATCGACGCCTGGCGGCCGACCGGGCTCCTGGAGTACTTCGGGCAGGACGAGTCCGTCGCGGGCCGGGCCGTCGGCGACAAGCTGGACGGCCTGAGGGCCCAGCACGCCCTGTGCGTGGTGCACGAGCGGGGCAACGTGGCGCTGGAGGCCCGCTGCGCCGGAGTGCGCAAGACGTTCCGCGGCGACACCGACAACCTGTACGTGGACGGCAGCGACATGAACGCGGTGACCGCCACGATCGCGTCCCGGCTGCGGCAGGACTCGAGCATCGACGAGGTCGTCACCCTGGGCGCCCAGTACGGGCTCAGCGCCGTCGAGGCGGTCCGGCAGGCGGGCAGCAGGGCGAAGGTCGCCACCTTCGACCTCGACAAGGGCGTGGTCGAGGCGGTCCGGCGCGGCGAGGTGCAGTTCGCCGTGGACCAGCAGCCGTATCTGCAGGGCTATCTCGCGGTGGACGCCCTGTGGCTGTACCGGACCAACGGCAACATCAGCGGCGGCGGGGTGTCGCCGGTGCTCACCGGTCCGGCGTTCGTGACCCGGTCGAACGTGTCCGCGGTGGCGCGGTTCGCCGCCGCGGGGACCCGGTGA